In Bacteroidota bacterium, the sequence AAGAGGCAGGCATCAATGTGGTTCAGGGTAACTGCATCCGTTGCCACAACGACTTGATCACCCATGAAAAAGTAAACGCGTTCTCTGCCGAATTCCACGATGCACGGATGGATCGTTTATGCTGGGATTGCCATGTTGAAACCCCGCACGGCAGCGTAAACAGCCTTTCCAGCGTCCCCTACGCCAGGGTACCTCTTCCGGAAAGCCCGGTACCCGACTGGTTAAAGAAATCATTAAAGAATCAATAAACAATTAATTATGAAACCATTGTACGAATCCGTCACCAAGAAGCCCTGGCTGGGCTGGTCATTGTTCTTCGTCACCCTGATTGTTGTGTTTTTCCTGGGTCTGCTTGCTTCATCCATCATGGAAAGAAGAGCAGAAGCAATATTTGCTTATACACCGGTTGTTGAATACTCCCAATGGGAACCCAGGAACGATGTGTGGGGTGAAAACTTCCCGCATGAGTATAAATCCTACCTCGAAACATCGGATACAAGCTTCAAAAGCAAGTATAATGGGAATGCACCGATTGATATGCTGGAAGTGGATCCGCGCATGGTCGTGTTATGGGCAGGATATGGTTTTTCCAAAGATTACGAACAAGCCCGGGGGCATCATTATGCCATCACCGATATACGGAATACTCTCAGAACCGGGGCCCCGGTCAACGGACAGAAAAGCCCTATGCCCAACACCTGTTGGACATGTAAAAGCCCTGACGTACCCAGGGTCATGAATGAAATCGGCATTGCAGAGTTTTACAAGGGACATTGGGGAGAGAAAGGGGCGGAAATCGTAAATCCTATCGGTTGCGGCGACTGTCATAATGCCGAAACCATGAATCTACAAATATCCAGGCCAGCCCTTATTGAAGCATTTGAGCGCCAGGGACGCGATATCAGCAAGGCCAGTCACCAGGAGATGCGTTCCCTTGTTTGTGCCCAGTGTCACGTTGAATACTATTTCAACAAAAATATTGTGGATGGAGTAAATTATCTCGTTTTTCCATGGGACAACGGGATGACTATGGAAGCAGCGGAAGAATATTATGATAACATGGGATTCTCAGACTGGACACATGCCCTCAGCCGTGCGCCCATGCTAAAAGCTCAGCATCCTGGATATGAGGTTTACCTCACCGGAACCCATGCCAGCCGTGGTGTATCCTGTGCCGACTGCCATATGCCTTATATGAGCGTGGGTGGACAAAAATATACCGACCACCACATCCAAAGCCCCCTCAACAATGTGAACAATTCCTGCCAGGTATGCCACCGGGAAGAAACCGAACGACTCATTGCCGATGTTTATTCCCGCCAGGATAAGATCATCGAAAACCGCGACAAACTGGAAGAGCTCCTCGTCAGAGCACACGTCGAAGCTAAAGAAGCATGGGATATCGGAGCAAACGACGAACAAATGAAACCCTGGCTCAAACTCATACGACAAGCCCAATGGCGCTGGGACTATGCCGCTGCCGGACACGGAAACTCCTTCCATTCACCTGTCGAAACCGGCCGTATCATCACCCATGGCATCGATAAAGTGCAGGAAGCCCGAATAGGCCTCGCCAAGCTACTCATCAGACTCGGACACTCCGGCGATGTACCCTACCCCGATATATCCACCAAAGCCAAAGCCCAGGCTTTCATCGGACTCGATATGGAAAAACTAAACAGCGAAAAACAGGAATTCCTGGAAAAAGTAGTACCCGAATGGCAAAAACAAGCCGCCGAAAGAGAAGAAACCTATGAGGTGGCGTATAGGAAATAAAATGATCACATAGTAAATTTGGAGCAAAGAAAGCAGGTTGTAGGGAGAAGGGAACAGGTTGCAGGTTGCAGGTTGCAGGGGGGATGTCCCGGCTTTCGCCGGGATGACGGGATTGAGAGATCCCGCTTTCGCTTCGCTCAGCGGGATGACGACCTCCCGTAGGATTAGAAAGTGGCGGGCGGCGGGCTTCGCCCGCCGCCCGCCCTTTTATTTTAGGAGCCCCGCCGTCATCCCGGCGTAAGCCGGGATCCATTATATCTCCCCCTGTCATCCCGACGAAAGTCGGGACATCCCGACGTAAGCCCGTCATCCCGACGTAAGTCGGGACATCCCGACGTAAGCCCGTCATCCCGACGTAAGCCGGGACATCCTGACGTAAGCCCGTCATCCCGACGTAAGCCGGGACATCCCAACGTAAGCCCGTCATCCCGACGAAAGTCGGGACATCCCGACATAAGCCCGTCATCCCGACGAAAGTCGGGACATCCCGACGTATGCCGGGACATGTCTCCTGCAACCTGTAACTTGTTGCCTGTTTCCCTTTCCCTTTTTCCCATTTCATTTTTTCTTGATCTCTTTCCTGATTTTCCTAAGTATTTCCCGTAAATGCGCAACCTTGCTTGATTTTACACGTTATATTTTTGTACTTTTAAACACCAGATCTTATTTAATTACCTTCCGCTTATTACTGAAAATATTTGTCTTTCAGGATTTATCAGGTATTTATCTAACGAATAAACCTGAAAACAATCCCGGATTAATTGATATATTATGACAACAAATCCAACAACGGAAGATCTTAAAAGACAGGTTAAAGCTCTGTCAACCGAGCTGGAAACCAAAATCCTCAGCGAGGAAAGATACCGTATCATTGCCGAGATCAGTCCGGATATGATCTTTCATATTAACCTCCTGGGTAAGGTCACCTATGCCTCTCCGGCCACGGAAACAATACTCGGATATAGCCCGGCTGAAGCAATGGGCTCCTGGTTCAGCAAATATTATGCGCCACATGAACATATGAGGGTCAGGGAGACCCTGCGGAAAGCAATTGCAGGAGAAAGCATAACGGCCGTGGAGGTAGATGCCCTCAGAAAAGACGGGAAAATCGTTCCCATACACATTAGTATCTCCCCAATTTTCCAGAAAGGGAAAGTAACGGAGATTCAAGGTATTGCCAGGGACATCTCCAATGAAAAGAAAACCCAGGAAGAACTCCGGGAAAAGAAAGACTATGCGGAACTCCTTCTCCAGACTGTCCCCAGTGCCGTTTATACCGTGGATAACAACCGGATAATCAGAAGCTGGAACAAGCGCGCAGAAGAGATCACCGGGTATAAACCGGAGGAAGTCATCGGAAAACACTGCACCTTCTTTGCCAAAGATCCTTGCCGCCAGAATTGCGGTTTACTGAACACAAACATGAAAAAGCCTATTTCCAAGAGGGAATGTACCTTTATAACAAAAAACGGTGAAGAAAGAAATGCCTTGAAGAATATTGATTATCTCAGGGATTTGCAGGGTAATATTATCGGTGGTATAGAGATTTTTGAAGACGTGACCGAAATCCTCGAAAAAGACCGTATGCTCCTCAGGATAAAAAAAGCGGTTGAAAACTCTGAAGAAGGAATAGGGCTTGCTAATATCGAGGGTAACATGATTTTTATCAATCATGCACTGGTCGACCTTCTGGGTTATGCGCTTAGTGAATACCAGGGAATCGGAACACCCGGGGCTCTGATTATTGATGAAAATATCCGGAAGGAAATCGATGATGCCAACGATGAAGGCAAATCCTGGACCGGTGAGGTACAGATGAAAAGTAAAGACGGAAAGATCATCGACATATATCTCCATGTTGATGTGGTAAGAGACGATCATGGAAAACCAATAGGGTTTTTGGGAATTCACTCCGACATCACCGAAAGAAAAGAGATCCGCAGAAAACTGGAGAAATTCATGGAAGAACTGCAACGGTCAAATACCGAACTGGAGCAATTTGCTTACATCGCCTCCCACGACCTTCAGGAACCTCTTCGTAAGATACAGGCCTTTGGTGACCGTCTCCTGGAGAAATACGGTAATACTATCGATGAGCGCGGTCAGGATTATATGTTGAGAATGCAATCGGCCGCCAAACGCATGCAGGAAATGATCAACGACCTGCTATCCTTTTCCCGTGTAACCACTCGTCCGAACCCCTTCACCGAAACCGACCTCAATGTGGTGATGGAGGAGGTACTATCCGATCTGGAAGCAAGAATAGCCAAAGAAAATGGTAAAGTGGAAATATCAAAGCTCCCGGTAATAAAGGGAGACAAGATACAACTACGGCAGTTGCTTACCAATATAGTGGGCAACGGACTGAAATATCATAAACCCGATGTACCTCCCCTGGTTACCATCACAGGAGAAAGAAAAAACGGACACTGTATAATGAAAATCCGTGATAACGGGATTGGTTTTGATGAAAGCTATGCAGACAAGATCTTCCAGCCTTTCCAACGCCTGCACGGACGAAACGAATACGAAGGAACCGGTATTGGACTTGCTATTTGTAAAAAAATAGTAATTAGACATAAAGGCGAAATCACCGCAACCAGTACACCCGGTGAAGGCTCTTTGTTTACCATTACATTGCCTGTTAAACCACCCGATCCGCAACCCATTTCTGATATTAACCAAAATCAACAGTAAACCCATGGAACAAAAACAGCAAAAAATTGTGATCCTCATGGCCGATGATGATCCCGACGACCGACTGATGACCCGGGAAGCCCTGGAGGAAAGCCATCTCAATAACGAATTGCACCTGGTTGAAGACGG encodes:
- a CDS encoding PAS domain S-box protein, which gives rise to MTTNPTTEDLKRQVKALSTELETKILSEERYRIIAEISPDMIFHINLLGKVTYASPATETILGYSPAEAMGSWFSKYYAPHEHMRVRETLRKAIAGESITAVEVDALRKDGKIVPIHISISPIFQKGKVTEIQGIARDISNEKKTQEELREKKDYAELLLQTVPSAVYTVDNNRIIRSWNKRAEEITGYKPEEVIGKHCTFFAKDPCRQNCGLLNTNMKKPISKRECTFITKNGEERNALKNIDYLRDLQGNIIGGIEIFEDVTEILEKDRMLLRIKKAVENSEEGIGLANIEGNMIFINHALVDLLGYALSEYQGIGTPGALIIDENIRKEIDDANDEGKSWTGEVQMKSKDGKIIDIYLHVDVVRDDHGKPIGFLGIHSDITERKEIRRKLEKFMEELQRSNTELEQFAYIASHDLQEPLRKIQAFGDRLLEKYGNTIDERGQDYMLRMQSAAKRMQEMINDLLSFSRVTTRPNPFTETDLNVVMEEVLSDLEARIAKENGKVEISKLPVIKGDKIQLRQLLTNIVGNGLKYHKPDVPPLVTITGERKNGHCIMKIRDNGIGFDESYADKIFQPFQRLHGRNEYEGTGIGLAICKKIVIRHKGEITATSTPGEGSLFTITLPVKPPDPQPISDINQNQQ
- the nrfA gene encoding ammonia-forming cytochrome c nitrite reductase, yielding MKPLYESVTKKPWLGWSLFFVTLIVVFFLGLLASSIMERRAEAIFAYTPVVEYSQWEPRNDVWGENFPHEYKSYLETSDTSFKSKYNGNAPIDMLEVDPRMVVLWAGYGFSKDYEQARGHHYAITDIRNTLRTGAPVNGQKSPMPNTCWTCKSPDVPRVMNEIGIAEFYKGHWGEKGAEIVNPIGCGDCHNAETMNLQISRPALIEAFERQGRDISKASHQEMRSLVCAQCHVEYYFNKNIVDGVNYLVFPWDNGMTMEAAEEYYDNMGFSDWTHALSRAPMLKAQHPGYEVYLTGTHASRGVSCADCHMPYMSVGGQKYTDHHIQSPLNNVNNSCQVCHREETERLIADVYSRQDKIIENRDKLEELLVRAHVEAKEAWDIGANDEQMKPWLKLIRQAQWRWDYAAAGHGNSFHSPVETGRIITHGIDKVQEARIGLAKLLIRLGHSGDVPYPDISTKAKAQAFIGLDMEKLNSEKQEFLEKVVPEWQKQAAEREETYEVAYRK